Proteins from a single region of Apium graveolens cultivar Ventura chromosome 7, ASM990537v1, whole genome shotgun sequence:
- the LOC141673989 gene encoding uncharacterized protein LOC141673989: MEIEKGKEFKWPKPQRGGPEKRDKSRYCRFHKDVGHDTGDCRQFKDEIKGWRQKRDNDQSDDDRRGNDRDRNPQPRGPVINMISGGPTTAGNTRNSRKAYEREVMSIVGEPSKCSKSEMMLEFGDPNLEGLKFPQDNPLVITPIIGNCPVMRVLVDNGASMDILIHDTFIRMGYNDSQLTPSDAPIYGFNYVEYKVE; this comes from the exons atggaaattgagaaagGCAAAGAGTTCAAATGGCCGAAGCCACAAAGGGGAGGCCCCGAGAAAAGAGACAAGAGTCGGTACTGCAGGTTCcataaagatgttggtcatgatactGGCGATTGTAGGCAATTTAAGGATGAAATTAA AGGATGGAGGCAAAAAAGAGACAATGACCAAAGCGATGACGATCGAAGGGGTAACGACAGAGATCGCAACCCACAGCCCCGAGGGCCAGTAATAAATATGATCTCAGGAGGTCCTACAACAGCTGGTAATACAAGGAACTCTCGAAAAGCTTATGAGAGAGAGGTGATGAGTATAGTTGGAGAGCCATCTAAGTGTTCTAAGTCAGAGATGATGCTTGAATTTGGTGACCCAaaccttgaaggtttgaaatttcctcaggATAATCCTCTGGTTATCACTCCGATAATTGGAAATTGTCCTGTTATGAGGGTCCTAGTGGATAATGGAGCTTCCATGGATATTTTGATCCATGACACATTTATAAGGATGGGCtacaatgattctcaactaactcCTTCTGATGCACCTATCTACGGGTTTAACTACGTGGAATACAAAGTCGAATGA